From a single Sediminibacterium sp. KACHI17 genomic region:
- a CDS encoding substrate-binding domain-containing protein: protein MTRNNIYTIAIFVLVLLMGCSDQSDKIQTVDTPTKGTIRISVDESFKPVIEEQLRVHKSSFPETEIIVSYKPESDCFRDLQNDSTRMVIVARGLTKTEASFFENQLSYSPLYGVLAYDAVAVIVNNQSPDSVFTLSKLKSILSGKDKITAVMDGNKATSTVRYLKDSVLKGADFGANVVAANNSQHVLDIVAGRKDVVGFIGISWIADSYDPVQLAYLKKIRLGLVECVKCEEKDIFAKPSQATISYGQYPLARPLYYILKENATGLGTGFMNFMSMERGQLIFRRAFLVPAKMGFTKRSGSIKDAD, encoded by the coding sequence ATGACCAGAAACAATATATATACGATCGCAATTTTTGTTTTGGTTCTGTTGATGGGGTGTTCTGACCAGTCTGATAAAATTCAGACAGTTGATACACCAACAAAAGGTACGATCAGGATCAGTGTTGATGAGAGCTTTAAACCGGTCATTGAAGAGCAGTTAAGAGTTCATAAGTCCTCGTTTCCTGAAACAGAGATCATTGTTTCCTATAAACCGGAATCTGATTGTTTCAGGGATCTACAAAATGACAGTACACGTATGGTCATTGTAGCGCGTGGATTAACAAAAACAGAGGCATCGTTCTTTGAGAATCAGTTGTCTTATTCACCACTATATGGTGTACTGGCTTACGATGCTGTTGCAGTCATCGTTAATAATCAATCACCTGACAGTGTTTTTACCCTGAGCAAGTTAAAAAGTATCCTAAGTGGTAAGGATAAGATAACAGCCGTAATGGATGGCAATAAAGCTACCAGTACCGTTCGCTATCTTAAAGATTCTGTTCTGAAAGGGGCAGATTTTGGAGCGAATGTAGTGGCAGCAAACAATAGCCAACATGTATTGGATATTGTTGCAGGACGAAAAGATGTAGTAGGATTTATAGGTATCAGCTGGATCGCCGATAGTTATGATCCTGTACAACTGGCGTACTTAAAAAAAATACGCTTAGGTCTGGTGGAATGTGTTAAATGTGAGGAAAAAGATATATTCGCAAAACCCTCCCAGGCAACGATTTCATATGGTCAATATCCTTTGGCACGCCCATTGTATTACATATTGAAAGAGAATGCAACCGGACTCGGAACAGGCTTTATGAATTTCATGAGTATGGAAAGAGGGCAGTTGATATTTCGAAGAGCGTTTTTGGTTCCTGCAAAAATGGGATTCACGAAACGCTCTGGTAGTATAAAAGACGCAGATTAA
- a CDS encoding low molecular weight protein-tyrosine-phosphatase, translating into MKVLMVCLGNICRSPLAEGILQQKAREAGLNWHVDSAGTGGYHIGEPPHQLSQKVAKVNGIDIGHQRCRQFHADDMERFDLIYVMDHHNYRDVQTLSGPKWNESKTRLILSEIDNSNDPVPDPWYGTEKDYHHVFALLSKACDRIIQKYNQFNK; encoded by the coding sequence ATGAAAGTATTGATGGTTTGTTTGGGGAATATCTGCCGCAGTCCGCTGGCAGAAGGTATCCTACAACAAAAAGCCAGGGAAGCAGGATTGAATTGGCATGTAGACAGTGCAGGTACCGGGGGATACCATATTGGCGAACCCCCACATCAGCTTTCGCAGAAAGTAGCCAAGGTCAATGGTATTGATATTGGACATCAACGTTGTAGGCAATTTCATGCCGATGACATGGAGCGATTTGATCTGATCTATGTTATGGACCATCATAATTATCGTGATGTGCAAACATTGAGCGGACCTAAATGGAATGAATCAAAAACCAGATTGATACTTAGTGAGATCGACAACAGCAATGATCCAGTTCCTGACCCATGGTATGGCACGGAAAAAGATTATCATCATGTTTTTGCCTTATTATCAAAAGCTTGTGATCGTATCATTCAGAAATACAATCAGTTTAACAAATAA
- the hisS gene encoding histidine--tRNA ligase, with protein MSKPGLPQGTRDFSAATVRKRNYIFQTIKQVFELYGFQPLETPAMENLDTLMGKYGEEGDKLIFKILNNGLDNPAKREQAITDLQKILEGKNTKGITERALRYDLTIPFARYVAMNYGQLTMPFKRYQIQPVWRADRPQKGRYREFYQCDADVVGSNSLLNEVELTNIYATVFQQLGIPVEIRINSRKILAALAEVCGGADKMIDITVAIDKLDKIGIEKVKEELTQRGLNDEQINIIEKYLLISGDSDERLTQLEALIGKNDIGQKGLAEIKHVLSNCQLSTNNAQLIPDFTLARGLNYYTGIIFEVKAINVQMGSIGGGGRYDDLTGLFGVPNVPGVGISFGVDRIYDVMEELQLFPETVQIGSKVLFFNLGDAESKIAFSLLQQLRSAGIAGELFHEQSKFDKQFKYAEKKNIPFAIIIGSKEMENGTCVVKDLLKGTQEEMVQVDLVSYFAVGR; from the coding sequence ATGAGTAAACCGGGATTACCGCAGGGAACAAGAGATTTTAGCGCAGCGACTGTACGTAAGCGGAATTATATTTTTCAAACCATCAAACAGGTCTTTGAACTGTATGGATTCCAGCCCCTCGAAACCCCTGCCATGGAGAACCTAGATACCTTGATGGGAAAATATGGTGAAGAAGGAGACAAACTGATTTTCAAAATTCTAAACAATGGTCTTGACAACCCCGCAAAAAGAGAACAAGCCATTACTGATTTGCAGAAAATACTGGAAGGAAAGAATACGAAAGGCATCACTGAAAGAGCATTAAGATATGATCTTACCATACCTTTTGCCCGTTATGTTGCGATGAACTATGGTCAATTGACCATGCCCTTCAAACGCTACCAGATACAACCTGTATGGCGAGCAGACCGTCCGCAAAAAGGACGCTACCGCGAGTTCTATCAGTGCGATGCAGATGTGGTGGGCAGCAATAGTTTATTGAACGAAGTAGAGCTTACCAATATCTATGCAACTGTATTCCAGCAATTAGGGATCCCTGTTGAGATCAGGATCAATAGCCGTAAAATTTTAGCTGCCCTTGCTGAAGTTTGCGGTGGTGCTGATAAAATGATCGATATCACTGTGGCCATTGATAAACTGGACAAGATCGGCATTGAAAAAGTAAAAGAAGAATTGACACAACGTGGATTGAATGATGAGCAAATCAATATCATTGAAAAATATCTTTTGATCTCTGGCGATAGTGATGAAAGATTAACCCAACTCGAAGCACTTATTGGCAAGAATGATATCGGACAAAAAGGACTAGCAGAAATCAAACATGTTCTTTCCAACTGTCAACTGTCAACTAATAACGCTCAACTTATCCCCGACTTTACACTTGCGCGCGGACTCAATTATTACACCGGTATCATCTTTGAAGTGAAAGCAATAAATGTGCAAATGGGAAGTATCGGAGGCGGAGGAAGATATGATGATCTGACCGGTTTATTTGGAGTTCCAAATGTACCCGGCGTAGGTATCAGCTTTGGGGTAGACCGTATCTATGATGTGATGGAAGAGTTACAGTTATTCCCTGAAACAGTTCAGATAGGTTCAAAAGTTTTGTTCTTCAATTTGGGAGATGCAGAAAGTAAAATTGCATTCTCATTGTTGCAGCAACTCAGATCTGCAGGTATCGCAGGAGAATTATTTCATGAACAAAGCAAGTTTGATAAACAATTCAAATACGCAGAGAAAAAGAATATCCCCTTTGCCATCATCATCGGTTCCAAAGAAATGGAAAATGGAACCTGTGTAGTAAAAGACCTGCTGAAGGGCACACAAGAAGAAATGGTGCAGGTCGATTTGGTGAGCTACTTTGCGGTTGGTCGATAG